One Bacteroidales bacterium genomic window carries:
- a CDS encoding tetratricopeptide repeat protein, protein MKRKEIRKTIKAGSGKKSQSGFSWNREYWLLLAILVLTFLIYSPGLNQSFLYGWDDGEYIDHSKVQTLSSENIGNYFSTFYLGMYQPIPVLAFAVNYHFSTNNPLLYKLFNLMIHLLNVLLVYLFIRKLTGNGYAGLLAALLLAIHPMNVESIAWLSARSTGLFTLFYLLALLAYLRYLQHGYQFKHLGITFLFFLLALFSKSMAATLPMVLFVMDAWHHRRFAKIMVFEKLPFFALSIVFGLISIRAAASFGHIEVLEAGYNLLDRIFLLSYGVAFYLVKLCFPLNLSAIYAYPEKTAGWLPVEYYLSFVLLLFIAIGIYRLRKYRRETFLGFAFFILSISMVLPLFWSRLFIVAERYVYLPYIGLFVTAGIWLKALLDGEIKVPSSTRNWILGITVTWILVFSISAFVRTQVWQNTRMLMEDVIDKKRSPADQAFGWFFLGNVSDREGNIQQAIKDYSRALDHNPKHIQALNNRGIMKGNVGDFNSSLMDFSTAIRLKPDYAEAWYNRGIVRYQTGQSEEACKDWQQAVKLGFRQAETVLNEYCK, encoded by the coding sequence GTGAAACGTAAGGAAATCAGGAAAACGATAAAAGCCGGAAGTGGAAAGAAATCGCAGTCCGGATTCAGTTGGAACAGGGAGTACTGGCTCTTGCTGGCAATTCTTGTGCTCACATTTTTGATTTATTCTCCTGGTCTGAACCAAAGCTTTCTTTACGGCTGGGACGATGGCGAATACATTGACCATTCCAAGGTTCAGACTCTCAGCAGCGAAAATATAGGAAATTACTTCAGTACTTTTTACCTGGGCATGTACCAGCCCATTCCGGTACTGGCGTTTGCGGTGAATTATCACTTTTCCACCAACAATCCATTGCTTTATAAGCTTTTCAACCTGATGATTCACTTGCTGAACGTGCTGCTGGTTTATTTGTTTATCAGAAAACTCACCGGTAATGGCTATGCCGGCTTGCTCGCGGCTTTGCTGCTGGCCATTCATCCTATGAATGTGGAAAGCATCGCCTGGCTGTCGGCGCGTAGTACAGGATTGTTTACACTCTTCTATCTGTTGGCTTTGCTGGCTTATCTGCGTTATTTACAACACGGCTATCAGTTCAAACATCTTGGGATTACGTTTCTGTTTTTTCTCCTGGCCTTGTTCTCCAAATCCATGGCTGCAACTTTGCCTATGGTGTTGTTTGTTATGGATGCCTGGCATCACAGGCGGTTCGCTAAAATAATGGTTTTTGAAAAGCTTCCATTCTTCGCCCTTTCCATTGTTTTTGGTCTGATCTCAATTCGGGCGGCGGCGAGTTTCGGGCATATTGAAGTATTGGAAGCTGGTTATAATTTGCTGGATCGGATTTTTCTACTGAGTTATGGCGTAGCATTTTACCTCGTGAAACTGTGTTTTCCTTTGAACCTTTCGGCTATATACGCTTACCCGGAAAAAACCGCAGGTTGGTTGCCTGTTGAATATTATCTGAGCTTCGTCTTGCTTTTGTTCATTGCGATTGGAATTTACCGTTTGCGCAAATATCGTCGTGAAACATTTCTCGGTTTCGCATTCTTTATACTTTCGATCTCTATGGTGCTTCCATTGTTCTGGTCGCGCTTGTTCATTGTTGCCGAGCGCTATGTTTACTTGCCTTACATTGGTTTATTTGTGACAGCAGGAATCTGGCTGAAGGCGTTACTCGATGGCGAAATCAAAGTTCCTTCGTCTACCCGAAACTGGATTTTGGGCATTACTGTAACATGGATTCTGGTTTTTAGTATTTCCGCTTTTGTGCGAACCCAGGTTTGGCAAAATACACGCATGCTGATGGAAGATGTAATTGACAAAAAACGCTCCCCTGCTGATCAGGCTTTCGGTTGGTTTTTCCTGGGCAATGTCAGCGACCGCGAGGGAAACATTCAACAAGCGATCAAGGATTACAGCCGGGCGCTTGATCACAATCCAAAACACATTCAAGCCCTCAACAACCGAGGCATCATGAAAGGAAATGTTGGAGATTTCAATAGCAGCCTGATGGATTTTTCAACTGCCATCCGCCTCAAACCCGATTATGCTGAAGCATGGTATAACCGCGGGATTGTAAGATACCAAACGGGTCAAAGTGAAGAGGCATGCAAAGACTGGCAACAGGCGGTTAAATTGGGATTCAGACAGGCAGAGACGGTTTTGAATGAATATTGTAAATGA
- a CDS encoding TraR/DksA C4-type zinc finger protein: MNETEMRIKLEAEIVKTLNLIAEYKEMSKPVAPDDAIGRVSRMDAINNRSVTESALRKAEEKLRALDQVLAKVGTEDFGRCVKCRREIPLGRIMFRPESLYCVNCA, translated from the coding sequence ATAAACGAAACTGAAATGCGAATTAAATTAGAGGCTGAAATCGTGAAAACCCTCAATCTTATTGCCGAATACAAGGAGATGAGCAAGCCGGTGGCGCCCGATGATGCCATTGGCCGGGTTTCGCGCATGGATGCAATCAACAACAGAAGTGTTACGGAATCTGCCTTGCGCAAGGCTGAAGAAAAGCTCAGGGCGCTCGACCAGGTGCTAGCCAAAGTTGGAACTGAGGATTTTGGCCGTTGTGTAAAATGCCGCCGCGAAATACCACTGGGAAGGATCATGTTCAGGCCCGAAAGTCTTTATTGTGTAAATTGCGCTTAG
- a CDS encoding bacterioferritin, with the protein MKNRDKSIELLNKAVADELAAVHQYMYFHFHCDDQGYDLLANLFKRTAIQEMLHVEQLAERILFLKGDVEMVIAHPTKKIQDVKEMLQLASDMETGSANDYNDWANVCAQNADSVTKKLFEALVADEERHFDQYDVEMDNLKKFGDNYLALQSIERSKTVGMGGAPA; encoded by the coding sequence ATGAAAAACCGCGACAAAAGCATCGAACTGCTCAACAAAGCCGTAGCCGACGAACTGGCTGCCGTGCACCAATACATGTATTTTCACTTTCATTGCGACGATCAGGGCTACGACCTCCTGGCCAACCTTTTCAAAAGAACCGCCATCCAGGAAATGCTGCATGTGGAGCAACTGGCCGAACGCATCCTTTTCCTGAAAGGAGATGTGGAAATGGTAATAGCCCATCCCACAAAGAAAATCCAGGATGTTAAGGAAATGCTGCAACTGGCCTCTGATATGGAAACCGGTAGCGCCAACGACTATAACGATTGGGCCAATGTTTGCGCACAGAATGCCGACTCAGTAACCAAAAAATTGTTTGAAGCCCTTGTAGCCGACGAAGAACGCCATTTTGATCAGTATGATGTGGAAATGGACAACCTCAAAAAATTTGGCGACAATTACCTGGCGCTGCAATCCATTGAGCGCAGCAAAACTGTGGGCATGGGCGGCGCACCGGCTTAA
- a CDS encoding 5-(carboxyamino)imidazole ribonucleotide synthase, which translates to MERLVTSNLKLGIIAGGQLGKMLIQEASKWDIITYVLDNDENCPAGKIASHFIKGNNLDFESVYQFGKLADVLTFEIENVNIEALKKLKSEGHKIVPDPEILELIQDKGLQKAFYERNGIPTSGFKIYESETAIRNGIEKGGINFPFVQKLRKGGYDGRGVAVITDKSDLIKLLSGASVIEEKVEIVKEISAIAARNRKGEIKCFPIVEMLFDPRANLVDKLICPSSITVEQSEKAVNYASEIIELLNMEGLLAVEFFIDSKGEVIVNEVAPRPHNSGHHTIESIITSQFEQHLRAILNLPLGSTKLKLPSVMINILGADGYEGPAIYEGLTESMAIDGVKIHLYGKKITKPYRKMGHVTILSSSLECALKKAEKVKQLIRVKSRKENQ; encoded by the coding sequence ATGGAAAGATTGGTAACATCAAATTTGAAACTAGGAATTATAGCAGGTGGACAACTTGGGAAAATGCTTATTCAGGAAGCCAGCAAGTGGGACATAATAACTTATGTTTTGGACAACGATGAGAATTGTCCGGCAGGGAAAATTGCCTCGCATTTCATTAAAGGAAACAACCTTGATTTTGAATCTGTTTACCAATTTGGAAAACTAGCCGATGTGTTAACATTTGAAATAGAGAATGTTAATATTGAAGCCCTAAAAAAACTTAAATCAGAAGGCCACAAAATTGTTCCCGACCCTGAAATATTAGAGTTAATACAAGACAAAGGCTTGCAGAAAGCGTTTTATGAAAGGAATGGAATTCCAACTTCCGGCTTTAAAATTTATGAATCGGAAACAGCCATTCGGAATGGTATTGAAAAAGGGGGAATTAATTTCCCTTTTGTACAAAAATTAAGGAAGGGCGGATACGACGGGCGTGGAGTAGCAGTTATAACCGATAAAAGCGATTTAATAAAATTGCTTTCAGGGGCATCAGTAATTGAAGAAAAAGTAGAGATAGTAAAGGAAATTTCAGCAATCGCAGCACGAAACAGAAAGGGCGAAATTAAATGTTTTCCTATTGTCGAAATGCTTTTTGACCCCCGGGCGAATCTGGTAGATAAATTAATTTGTCCCTCGTCTATTACAGTTGAACAATCGGAAAAAGCGGTTAATTATGCCAGCGAAATCATAGAATTGCTGAATATGGAAGGTCTGCTTGCTGTTGAGTTCTTTATTGATTCAAAAGGGGAAGTAATTGTAAACGAAGTTGCTCCCCGGCCACACAACAGTGGGCATCATACTATTGAAAGCATAATTACATCACAGTTTGAGCAACATTTGCGTGCAATACTAAACCTGCCCCTGGGAAGTACAAAACTTAAACTTCCTTCGGTAATGATAAACATTTTAGGAGCCGATGGCTACGAAGGCCCTGCAATTTATGAAGGATTAACGGAGAGTATGGCAATTGATGGTGTAAAGATTCATTTATACGGGAAAAAAATAACCAAACCCTATCGAAAAATGGGGCACGTAACCATTCTGTCATCGTCGTTGGAATGTGCACTAAAAAAGGCAGAAAAAGTAAAACAATTGATCAGAGTAAAATCAAGGAAAGAAAATCAGTAA
- a CDS encoding zf-TFIIB domain-containing protein, whose product MKCPTCNVNLVMADRSGIEIDYCPDCRGVWLDRGELDKIIERSSQNIKNYPDGNFQGKHNYPRDSDYRYKKRKGLLGDLFDF is encoded by the coding sequence ATGAAGTGTCCAACTTGTAATGTAAACTTGGTTATGGCCGACCGCAGTGGAATTGAAATTGACTACTGTCCTGATTGCAGGGGTGTTTGGCTTGACCGTGGCGAACTTGATAAAATCATAGAACGTTCTTCGCAGAACATAAAGAATTATCCTGATGGAAATTTTCAAGGAAAACATAATTATCCCAGGGATAGCGATTATCGCTATAAAAAAAGAAAAGGACTACTAGGTGACCTTTTTGATTTTTAA
- the purE gene encoding 5-(carboxyamino)imidazole ribonucleotide mutase, which produces MGSDSDLPVMKQAAEMLDKFGIGYEIDIVSAHRTPEKLYEFASNAHNRGIDVIIAGAGGAAHLPGMVAAISPLPVIGVPIKSGNSIDGWDSVLSILQMPGGVPVATVALNGAKNAGILAAQIVSISDRSLRSNIIQYKQELKDQVVAKSNKLKP; this is translated from the coding sequence ATGGGGTCTGACTCCGATTTGCCTGTAATGAAGCAAGCCGCTGAGATGCTTGATAAATTTGGCATCGGATATGAAATTGATATAGTTTCGGCACACCGAACACCCGAAAAGTTATATGAATTTGCATCAAACGCTCACAATCGCGGAATAGATGTAATTATAGCAGGAGCAGGCGGTGCAGCACATTTACCGGGTATGGTAGCAGCTATATCGCCACTGCCTGTAATCGGTGTGCCAATAAAGTCGGGCAATTCTATTGACGGTTGGGATTCTGTTCTGTCCATTTTGCAGATGCCGGGCGGAGTGCCTGTTGCAACAGTAGCACTGAACGGAGCAAAAAATGCGGGTATTCTTGCGGCTCAAATTGTATCGATTTCTGACCGCTCGTTACGCAGCAATATTATTCAGTATAAGCAAGAGCTCAAAGACCAGGTAGTCGCTAAATCGAATAAATTGAAACCTTAG
- a CDS encoding threonylcarbamoyl-AMP synthase has translation MNVLSNVEIAAKYIKEGKLVAFPTETVYGLGANALNPLAVAKIFELKERPSFDPLIIHIANLAQLEKLVLSTDERVYKLADKFWPGSLTMVLPKSNLVPDIVTSGLPTVGIRMPCNEIALELIRKSDCPIAAPSANKFGRISPTTTAHVKKQLPNVDYILEGGKTTVGIESTIIRLTDYGFQILRNGIITQEELETIIPFDGNSVIEGISAPGMLKSHYSPKKMFLIANYATLKIDKLKAGLISFSGELENGYLKVIRVSERKDLKDYAVNMFEAMHSFEDDNEIEIIIAEPVNERGIGKAIMDRLRKAEFNWR, from the coding sequence ATGAACGTTTTAAGTAACGTAGAAATAGCGGCTAAATATATTAAGGAAGGGAAATTGGTTGCGTTCCCAACTGAAACAGTTTACGGATTAGGAGCAAACGCTTTAAATCCGTTGGCAGTTGCAAAAATATTTGAACTCAAAGAACGTCCTTCGTTCGATCCGCTGATTATACATATTGCCAATTTAGCACAATTGGAAAAACTTGTGTTGAGCACAGATGAAAGAGTGTACAAATTAGCTGATAAATTTTGGCCGGGATCGTTAACTATGGTATTGCCAAAAAGCAATCTTGTCCCCGACATTGTTACATCGGGCTTACCAACAGTAGGTATCAGAATGCCATGCAATGAAATTGCTTTAGAACTGATACGTAAATCGGATTGCCCAATTGCTGCACCAAGTGCAAATAAATTTGGGCGTATTAGTCCTACAACTACTGCTCATGTAAAAAAGCAACTGCCAAACGTGGACTATATTCTTGAAGGAGGCAAAACTACCGTTGGCATTGAATCCACCATAATTAGACTTACGGATTATGGTTTTCAAATACTTCGCAATGGAATAATTACCCAAGAAGAGCTAGAAACAATTATTCCGTTTGATGGTAATTCTGTGATTGAAGGAATATCAGCTCCCGGAATGCTTAAATCACATTACAGTCCTAAGAAAATGTTTTTAATTGCTAATTATGCAACTTTGAAGATTGACAAATTAAAAGCAGGTCTTATTTCATTTTCAGGAGAATTGGAAAACGGTTATCTTAAAGTGATAAGAGTTTCGGAAAGAAAAGATTTGAAGGATTATGCCGTAAATATGTTTGAAGCCATGCACTCTTTTGAAGATGATAACGAGATTGAAATAATAATCGCAGAACCAGTGAATGAAAGAGGAATTGGAAAAGCAATAATGGACAGACTAAGAAAAGCTGAATTTAATTGGCGTTAA
- a CDS encoding DUF3010 family protein: MKTIGIEIAKKRAVCFALEQDSQGNYNNLTGMSKYLEIKEDHDNREIRNFQRTIFDFFNSINPDAIAIIARQTKGRFASSSFSFKLEGLIQCYEEVDVEFISPRTLSAYYKKNTLLVAIDHGYQENAVKLANYLLNRD; the protein is encoded by the coding sequence ATGAAAACAATAGGAATTGAAATTGCCAAAAAAAGAGCCGTCTGTTTTGCTTTGGAACAAGACAGCCAGGGGAATTATAACAACTTAACAGGAATGTCCAAATATTTGGAAATAAAAGAAGACCACGACAATAGGGAAATCAGAAATTTTCAAAGAACTATATTCGATTTTTTCAACAGTATAAACCCAGATGCCATTGCTATTATCGCACGGCAAACGAAGGGAAGATTCGCTTCTTCTTCATTTTCTTTTAAGCTTGAAGGGTTAATTCAATGCTATGAAGAGGTTGATGTTGAATTTATTTCTCCGCGAACGCTATCAGCTTATTACAAAAAGAATACCCTATTGGTGGCAATTGACCATGGCTATCAGGAGAATGCCGTCAAGCTAGCCAATTATTTATTGAACAGAGATTGA
- a CDS encoding tetratricopeptide repeat protein: MPCNRESNKIEFSRIIVLSLLLIWGPIHYEAFGQGNSKVDSLIFRVEVAQDDSTRIASLIEIANYYSSTNLSLSFQYADKALEIAQKSSNNQFYSQALMAIGNICFFQGLLDISFQHYHKALAINKETENNNGIANALTNLGGVLLQLLKFEEAKRYFHEALPIFTDLAGERGDTIPPYQVISIYNNLGIVHENLNEYNQAIDYYHRGISLASRILNQQRTLAMLHNNLGSLYMKMGEFDEAYKNMDAALKIRTEMNDKGGEASSYRMLGILYKSQQNYEKAFDNFYNGYSLATVVGNTSILSSISEQLFDIFNSLNQSDSALKYHILLKDYSDKIKGEETLREFTRMEITSQFQEKEKIRLMEQRRQKLRHLFTAILLLLIVVILGLLYVLSHNRLRRLSLLNNNIQLASEKAALEKESLAKELEIKNKELTTNVIYQIRKNELIHNIADKLMVNRHSFKQENQNLIKEIINELEGSKEDSIWKEFETRFHQVHNKFYEKLNEISPDLTPNERRLCAFLRLNMTTKEISSITGQSLRSIDVARTRLRQKLNLTNSEVGLIEYLSLI, translated from the coding sequence ATGCCTTGCAATAGAGAATCAAACAAAATAGAATTTAGTCGGATAATTGTTTTAAGTCTGCTGTTGATCTGGGGGCCAATTCACTATGAGGCTTTCGGTCAAGGCAATAGCAAAGTTGATTCTCTTATCTTTAGGGTCGAAGTAGCACAAGACGATTCTACCCGGATTGCTTCTCTGATAGAAATTGCAAACTACTATTCATCAACAAACCTTTCGCTATCATTTCAATATGCTGACAAAGCATTGGAAATTGCCCAAAAAAGCAGCAATAACCAGTTTTATTCCCAGGCTTTAATGGCGATTGGCAATATTTGTTTTTTTCAGGGCTTGCTGGATATTTCGTTTCAACACTATCACAAAGCTTTGGCAATTAACAAAGAAACAGAGAATAATAATGGCATTGCCAATGCATTAACAAACCTTGGCGGGGTCTTGCTTCAACTTCTGAAATTTGAGGAAGCCAAACGCTATTTTCACGAAGCACTGCCGATTTTTACTGATTTGGCTGGGGAAAGAGGCGATACGATTCCTCCTTACCAGGTTATTTCCATTTATAACAATCTTGGAATAGTTCACGAAAATCTGAATGAATACAACCAGGCCATTGATTATTACCACAGGGGTATTAGCCTGGCAAGCCGGATACTAAATCAACAAAGAACCCTGGCAATGTTACACAATAACCTCGGAAGCCTTTATATGAAAATGGGAGAATTTGATGAGGCTTATAAGAATATGGATGCAGCACTGAAGATACGGACAGAGATGAATGACAAAGGTGGTGAAGCCTCCTCATACAGAATGCTGGGAATTTTATACAAGTCGCAGCAGAACTATGAAAAAGCGTTTGACAACTTTTATAATGGTTATAGTTTAGCCACTGTGGTGGGAAACACCTCAATTTTATCATCAATCAGCGAGCAATTGTTTGATATTTTCAATTCATTAAACCAATCCGATTCGGCGTTAAAATATCATATTCTGTTAAAAGATTATTCTGATAAAATTAAAGGAGAAGAAACCCTGCGTGAGTTTACAAGAATGGAGATCACATCGCAGTTTCAGGAAAAAGAGAAGATCCGGCTCATGGAACAGAGAAGACAAAAGTTGCGTCATCTCTTTACTGCCATTCTCTTATTGCTAATTGTGGTCATACTCGGACTTTTGTATGTGCTTTCCCATAACCGACTCCGAAGACTAAGCCTGTTGAACAATAACATACAGCTTGCTTCAGAAAAAGCTGCTTTGGAAAAAGAATCGCTTGCCAAGGAATTAGAGATTAAAAACAAAGAGCTCACAACAAATGTGATTTACCAAATACGCAAGAATGAACTTATTCATAATATTGCCGACAAATTAATGGTCAACCGGCACAGCTTTAAACAAGAGAATCAGAACCTTATCAAAGAAATAATCAATGAACTTGAGGGTTCAAAGGAAGATAGCATCTGGAAGGAGTTTGAAACACGGTTTCATCAGGTTCACAACAAATTCTACGAAAAGCTTAATGAGATTAGCCCCGATCTTACCCCAAATGAGAGAAGACTTTGTGCTTTTCTTCGCCTTAACATGACAACCAAAGAAATTTCATCCATTACAGGCCAATCGCTCAGAAGCATTGATGTTGCAAGAACCCGGCTTCGCCAAAAGCTTAATCTGACCAACTCAGAGGTGGGTTTGATCGAATACCTTTCCCTAATTTAA
- a CDS encoding T9SS type A sorting domain-containing protein has protein sequence MKFRITIISLLLAFSMIQFAYSQHTTAEWSKHIIANEQSAFNNIVFDGESIITNGYWYLDGEYDGVSLPYYTSSNALIVKMDLDGNIIWNATMVGEGYETFFELALDSENNIVAVGWSSSNDTIKINGEVVYVPVMEWTSRGVVAKFSGSDGSLIWYKPILPYEEYYNMSITRVTIDAGDNIYISGYSNTSFAIDSIEFLYTQTGWGTQTFIAKLDSQGVAVWGTNFNFTDEGDPGWSNARSLITNNEDLFLAIEYSKPLIVGDTILPYVGQGWYDWISIVKLSTGSAQVSEVIAYGSSMNQNLTRLKLDSDGNLVAAGFFESASDFNIQGSQPMAYGYEDAYVAKFTDNLDLIWLKSMGSEFASRAFNLNIDDENRIFIGGGFDSYTPLYFEGNKVIEMQSPNSLGMFQVIIDGEGEFEKAFALYGEGIESRVEYRDAIAMQNDQVYAVGASIDYVEFTDGNQFYSIHDAGFFMKWDLSKVFYKVVFEVNDEDGNSLENAAITLGTNTNPPNNYSFFQIEPGVYSYSVSLDGFITVQGDVVVTDQNVTVDVAMIPGTVSVLSIPSTSVSLFPNPASSVVTVSMDTEIEKIKLIDATGKIVHQQQLGVKSMQIDISGFPTGLYLVLLTTQNETITRKLRVAK, from the coding sequence ATGAAGTTCAGAATTACAATTATCTCATTATTACTAGCATTCTCAATGATACAATTTGCTTATTCACAGCACACTACTGCTGAATGGTCGAAGCATATCATAGCGAACGAACAATCTGCTTTCAATAACATCGTGTTCGATGGGGAATCAATAATTACCAATGGTTATTGGTACCTGGACGGTGAATATGATGGCGTAAGTTTACCTTATTATACCAGCAGCAATGCACTGATTGTTAAAATGGATCTGGATGGTAACATTATATGGAATGCTACTATGGTTGGCGAAGGTTATGAAACCTTTTTCGAACTGGCATTGGATAGCGAAAACAATATTGTTGCTGTGGGATGGTCTTCATCAAACGATACCATTAAAATTAACGGCGAAGTAGTTTATGTGCCAGTTATGGAATGGACTTCGAGAGGAGTTGTTGCGAAGTTCTCTGGTTCTGACGGTAGCTTGATTTGGTATAAACCAATACTGCCTTACGAGGAATATTACAATATGTCCATTACCAGGGTTACAATTGATGCTGGTGACAATATTTACATTTCCGGATATTCCAATACAAGTTTTGCTATTGATAGCATAGAATTTCTATACACCCAGACGGGATGGGGCACTCAAACCTTCATTGCCAAACTTGATTCGCAGGGAGTAGCTGTTTGGGGAACAAATTTCAATTTTACAGACGAAGGTGATCCGGGTTGGTCCAATGCAAGATCCCTCATTACAAATAATGAAGATCTTTTTCTGGCAATAGAATATTCAAAACCGCTAATTGTTGGCGACACCATATTGCCTTATGTAGGGCAAGGCTGGTATGATTGGATAAGCATTGTAAAACTCTCAACCGGGAGTGCACAAGTTTCGGAAGTTATTGCATACGGCAGTAGTATGAACCAAAATTTAACCCGCCTAAAACTTGATTCCGATGGCAATCTGGTTGCCGCCGGTTTTTTTGAATCCGCATCTGATTTCAACATACAGGGTAGTCAGCCCATGGCCTATGGTTATGAGGATGCTTATGTAGCAAAGTTCACTGATAACCTTGACCTGATCTGGCTTAAAAGCATGGGAAGTGAGTTTGCCTCAAGAGCTTTTAACCTGAATATTGATGATGAGAACAGGATTTTTATTGGAGGTGGTTTCGACAGCTACACCCCGTTATATTTTGAGGGGAATAAAGTAATTGAAATGCAAAGTCCCAATAGTTTGGGGATGTTTCAGGTAATCATTGATGGGGAGGGTGAATTTGAAAAAGCTTTTGCGCTGTATGGAGAAGGGATTGAATCAAGGGTTGAATACAGGGATGCTATTGCTATGCAAAATGATCAGGTATATGCCGTGGGTGCATCAATTGATTATGTCGAATTTACTGATGGTAACCAGTTTTACTCGATCCATGATGCCGGTTTTTTCATGAAGTGGGACTTATCAAAAGTATTTTATAAAGTCGTATTCGAGGTGAATGATGAGGATGGAAATTCCCTTGAGAATGCAGCAATTACTCTAGGAACCAATACAAATCCACCCAACAATTATTCATTTTTCCAGATAGAACCGGGAGTTTACAGCTATAGCGTATCGCTTGATGGTTTTATTACTGTTCAGGGCGATGTTGTTGTGACAGATCAGAATGTAACAGTTGATGTTGCTATGATTCCAGGCACAGTTTCAGTACTCAGTATTCCTTCCACTTCAGTCAGCTTATTCCCGAACCCGGCAAGTTCAGTAGTTACAGTGAGTATGGATACTGAAATTGAAAAAATAAAACTTATAGATGCAACCGGCAAAATTGTTCACCAACAACAGCTCGGGGTAAAATCAATGCAAATTGATATCTCAGGCTTTCCGACTGGTTTATACCTGGTTCTTTTAACTACACAGAATGAAACTATAACCAGAAAGCTTCGGGTAGCAAAATAA